In a single window of the Ruminococcus albus 7 = DSM 20455 genome:
- the gdhA gene encoding NADP-specific glutamate dehydrogenase, with the protein MSYVDEIIDQVIKQNPAEPEFHQAVREVLDSIRPVIDANEATFRRDALLERLVNPERQIKFRVPWIDDKGDVHVNTGYRVQFNSAIGPYKGGLRLHPSVNLGIIKFLGFEQIFKNSLTGLPIGGGKGGSDFDPKGKSDREIMRFCQAFMTELCKYIGADTDVPAGDIGTGGREIGYMFGQYKKIRNVFEGVLTGKGLTYGGSLARTEATGYGLLYLVEELFKSHGQSIEGKTAVVSGAGNVAIYAIQKAQQLGAKVVTCSDSTGWVYDPDGIDVEALKQIKEVDRARLTEYKKYRPNSEYHEGRGVWSVKADIALPCATQNELGIEDAKQLVANGAVAVCEGANMPTTEEATKYLQDNGIWFVPGKAANAGGVATSALEMSQNSERLSWTFDEVDSKLKQIMVNLYHNIDEAAKKYGFEGNYVVGANIAGFEKVLEAMNAQGIV; encoded by the coding sequence ATGTCTTATGTAGACGAAATAATTGATCAGGTAATCAAGCAGAATCCCGCAGAGCCGGAATTCCATCAGGCAGTAAGAGAGGTTCTGGATTCTATCAGACCTGTTATCGATGCAAATGAAGCAACATTCCGCAGAGATGCTCTGCTGGAAAGACTGGTTAACCCTGAGAGACAGATCAAGTTCCGCGTGCCGTGGATCGATGACAAGGGCGATGTACACGTAAATACAGGCTACAGAGTTCAGTTCAACTCTGCTATCGGTCCTTACAAGGGCGGTCTGAGACTTCACCCCTCTGTAAATCTGGGTATCATCAAGTTCCTGGGCTTTGAACAGATCTTCAAGAACAGCCTGACCGGTCTGCCTATCGGCGGCGGTAAGGGCGGTTCCGACTTTGACCCCAAGGGCAAGTCCGACAGAGAGATCATGCGTTTCTGCCAGGCTTTCATGACTGAGCTGTGCAAGTATATAGGCGCTGATACCGACGTTCCTGCAGGTGACATCGGTACAGGCGGACGTGAGATCGGCTATATGTTCGGTCAGTACAAGAAGATCAGAAACGTATTTGAGGGCGTTCTGACAGGCAAGGGTCTGACATACGGCGGTTCTCTTGCAAGAACAGAGGCTACCGGCTACGGTCTGCTTTACCTCGTTGAGGAGCTGTTCAAATCTCACGGTCAGTCCATCGAAGGCAAGACTGCAGTAGTATCCGGCGCAGGCAACGTTGCTATCTATGCTATACAGAAGGCTCAGCAGCTTGGCGCTAAGGTTGTTACCTGCTCCGATTCAACAGGTTGGGTATATGATCCCGACGGAATTGATGTTGAAGCTCTGAAGCAGATCAAGGAAGTTGACAGAGCAAGACTTACCGAGTACAAGAAGTACAGACCCAACAGTGAGTATCACGAGGGCAGAGGCGTATGGTCTGTAAAGGCTGATATCGCACTTCCTTGCGCTACACAGAACGAGCTGGGCATCGAGGATGCTAAGCAGCTGGTAGCTAACGGCGCAGTAGCAGTTTGCGAAGGCGCTAATATGCCTACTACTGAGGAGGCTACAAAGTATCTGCAGGATAACGGCATCTGGTTCGTTCCCGGCAAGGCAGCTAATGCAGGCGGTGTTGCTACTTCCGCACTTGAGATGTCCCAGAACAGCGAGCGTCTGAGCTGGACATTCGATGAGGTAGATTCCAAGCTGAAGCAGATCATGGTAAACCTCTATCACAATATCGACGAAGCTGCTAAGAAGTACGGCTTTGAAGGAAATTACGTTGTAGGTGCAAATATCGCAGGCTTTGAGAAGGTACTCGAAGCTATGAACGCACAGGGCATCGTTTAA
- the asnB gene encoding asparagine synthase B produces MCSIMGWCGSRFDEELFMKGFAATVTRGPDNSQTVNLGEGLLGFHRLAIMGLHPEGMQPFIMGSSYAVCNGELYGFEKTKAELVKKGYTFRSGSDCEIILPLYKEYGTDMFAKLDAEFACIIYDGENKEFIAARDPIGIRPLYYGYASSGDIVFASEPKNLVDICDKIMPFPPGHYYKDGEFVCYEDISATDGYCYDDLETVCRNIREKLIKGVSKRLVSDAKVGFLLSGGLDSSLVCAIAARCSEKPIRTFAIGMNTDAIDLKYAREVAEYIGSDHTEVIISEDDVLGAFENVIKYLGTYDITTIRASIGMYLVCKAIHEQTDIRVLLTGEISDELFGYKYTDFAPSAEEFQKESRKRIHELHMYDVLRADRCISVNSLEARVPFGDLDFVRYVMAIDPEKKMNIYNKGKYLLRHAFEGSWLPQDILMREKAAFSDAVGHSMVDDLKAYAEKYYTDEEFLQRKALYSDPAPFTKESLLYREIFEKFYPGQSAMVTDYWMPNKEWEGCNVNDPSARVLSNYGASGI; encoded by the coding sequence ATGTGTTCAATCATGGGCTGGTGCGGCAGCCGTTTTGACGAAGAACTGTTTATGAAGGGATTTGCAGCAACTGTTACCAGAGGTCCCGATAACTCCCAGACCGTAAATCTCGGTGAGGGACTGTTGGGTTTCCACCGCCTTGCTATAATGGGGCTTCACCCCGAGGGTATGCAGCCTTTCATTATGGGCAGCAGCTATGCTGTCTGCAACGGTGAGCTTTACGGTTTTGAAAAGACCAAAGCGGAACTGGTAAAAAAAGGCTACACATTCAGAAGCGGATCTGACTGCGAGATAATACTGCCGCTGTACAAAGAATACGGCACTGATATGTTCGCTAAACTGGATGCTGAATTCGCCTGTATAATCTATGACGGTGAAAACAAGGAGTTCATAGCAGCCCGTGACCCTATCGGCATACGCCCATTGTATTACGGCTATGCATCAAGCGGTGATATCGTATTCGCCAGCGAGCCTAAAAACCTGGTGGATATCTGTGATAAGATCATGCCATTCCCTCCCGGCCATTACTACAAGGACGGAGAATTCGTGTGTTATGAGGATATCTCGGCTACAGACGGATATTGCTATGATGATCTCGAAACCGTATGCAGGAACATCCGTGAAAAGCTTATCAAGGGTGTCAGCAAAAGGCTTGTATCCGACGCCAAGGTCGGCTTCCTGCTTTCCGGCGGACTTGATTCTTCGCTGGTATGCGCCATAGCTGCCAGATGTTCCGAAAAGCCCATACGCACCTTCGCCATAGGTATGAACACCGATGCCATAGACCTGAAGTACGCCCGTGAGGTCGCTGAGTATATCGGCAGTGACCACACCGAGGTCATCATCAGCGAAGACGATGTTCTCGGAGCATTTGAGAATGTCATAAAATATCTGGGAACATACGATATAACCACTATCCGTGCAAGTATAGGTATGTATCTTGTCTGCAAAGCTATACACGAACAGACCGATATCCGCGTACTGCTGACAGGTGAGATATCCGATGAGCTTTTCGGCTACAAGTACACCGATTTTGCTCCTTCTGCCGAGGAATTCCAGAAAGAATCCCGCAAGCGTATACACGAACTGCATATGTACGATGTACTTCGTGCCGACCGCTGCATCTCAGTAAACTCCCTTGAAGCAAGAGTACCCTTCGGTGATCTTGACTTTGTAAGATACGTTATGGCTATCGACCCCGAAAAGAAGATGAACATATACAACAAAGGCAAATACCTCCTGCGTCATGCCTTTGAAGGCAGCTGGCTGCCTCAGGATATACTCATGCGTGAAAAAGCTGCGTTTTCCGATGCAGTCGGTCATTCCATGGTGGACGACCTGAAAGCCTATGCCGAAAAATACTACACCGACGAAGAATTTCTGCAAAGAAAAGCACTGTACTCCGACCCTGCACCCTTCACAAAGGAATCCCTACTCTACCGAGAGATATTTGAAAAGTTCTACCCGGGACAGAGTGCTATGGTCACCGATTACTGGATGCCAAACAAAGAATGGGAGGGCTGCAACGTTAATGACCCTTCCGCAAGAGTCCTTTCAAACTACGGTGCCAGCGGCATCTGA
- a CDS encoding amidohydrolase family protein yields MTFHIGDRIELAGFGKVSVEDTPEDLQNKTDNDADIVLKNALVVDSTGVYPADVSISDGVIVSVGTSQNAMKTYDADGYVLTAGRIFTGKVSEAGNAEELLFSGYSTAIFELDCGRERVAEVLMEKNSLPVNLGFIPSADSCRCFVSDDFCPVLDRGSHTDFEGENSDIMRRIAEQTILPAFRCGISSHVGTIEVGKLADLFLWRPEEFFRKPAKIFKSGRLVFDSTLTDRRDIVYSLLSCSTEWGVRNPCAFFTSVGAAKGYLGRRMGCERNVIAVEG; encoded by the coding sequence ATGACCTTTCATATCGGCGACAGAATAGAGCTTGCGGGCTTTGGGAAGGTGTCTGTTGAAGATACACCTGAGGATCTGCAGAACAAAACTGATAATGATGCGGATATTGTTCTGAAAAACGCTCTTGTGGTTGACAGCACTGGTGTTTATCCTGCGGATGTAAGTATCTCGGACGGTGTTATAGTGTCGGTAGGTACTTCGCAGAATGCCATGAAGACCTATGATGCGGATGGTTATGTGCTTACGGCAGGAAGGATATTTACGGGAAAAGTTTCGGAGGCTGGCAACGCTGAGGAACTGCTTTTCAGCGGATATTCTACCGCTATATTTGAGCTTGACTGCGGACGGGAAAGGGTAGCTGAGGTGCTGATGGAGAAAAATTCTCTGCCTGTCAATCTGGGCTTTATACCTTCTGCAGACAGCTGCAGATGCTTTGTTTCTGATGATTTCTGTCCTGTTTTGGATCGTGGGTCACATACTGACTTTGAAGGTGAAAACTCCGATATCATGAGGAGGATAGCCGAACAGACGATCCTTCCTGCTTTCAGGTGCGGTATATCTTCTCATGTGGGTACGATAGAGGTCGGAAAGCTGGCAGACTTGTTTTTATGGCGGCCTGAGGAATTTTTCAGGAAACCTGCAAAAATATTTAAAAGCGGCAGACTTGTTTTTGACAGTACCCTGACTGACCGACGTGATATTGTATATTCATTACTTTCGTGCAGTACGGAGTGGGGAGTCCGCAATCCATGTGCGTTCTTCACTTCTGTTGGTGCAGCAAAGGGCTATCTTGGCAGACGTATGGGCTGTGAGCGTAATGTTATAGCCGTGGAAGGCTGA
- a CDS encoding NAD(P) transhydrogenase subunit alpha translates to MAIGEILLLVFVFVIAGFLGVELISKVPSQLHTPLMSGTNAISGITIVGAISATAVALHTDGMVSNICGFAAIVLATINVIGGYLVTDRMLGMFKKKGDDKK, encoded by the coding sequence ATGGCGATAGGAGAAATTCTGCTCCTGGTATTCGTATTTGTAATTGCCGGATTTTTGGGAGTTGAGCTGATATCCAAAGTCCCCTCACAGCTGCATACGCCCCTTATGTCGGGTACAAATGCGATATCGGGCATAACGATAGTAGGTGCCATATCTGCAACAGCAGTAGCGCTCCACACAGACGGTATGGTAAGCAATATTTGCGGTTTTGCAGCAATAGTACTGGCTACCATAAACGTTATCGGAGGTTATCTTGTAACAGACAGGATGCTTGGAATGTTTAAGAAAAAGGGGGACGATAAGAAGTGA
- a CDS encoding NAD(P) transhydrogenase subunit alpha: MKKILVCRETDERETRVSLIPDDIKRLISMGYEVKVTRGAGEKSGFNDEAYEKAGAVLVSSNEAGYEGSEIILRIMKPASAAGIPSGALHLSYLDPFNEKELLNDFAKSGVQAVSLEMIPRTTLAQKMDVQSSQTSLAGYTAVVNAAAKLPKILPMMVTPSGTIQPARVFIIGVGVAGLQAIATAKRLGARVDAFDTRPVVEEQVKSLGASFVKIDLGEMGQTDQGYAKELTPEQIAKQQEAQAKVCERSDIVITTAKVFGRKAPRLIGKDVLDRMKKGAIVVDMAVSTGGNVEGSKLFEDVVTENGVTIMCGDMLERQVPYDASKMLSGNFYAFLTHFYNKESKELVVNLEDEIMRGCLLTQGGKIIHERFKGQ; encoded by the coding sequence ATGAAGAAAATACTGGTATGTCGGGAGACGGATGAACGCGAAACACGAGTATCGCTCATACCTGACGACATAAAAAGGCTCATATCCATGGGGTATGAGGTGAAAGTAACCCGCGGAGCGGGAGAAAAAAGCGGCTTCAATGACGAGGCGTATGAGAAGGCAGGCGCTGTTCTTGTATCCTCGAATGAAGCGGGATATGAGGGCAGCGAAATTATTCTGAGGATAATGAAGCCTGCATCTGCGGCAGGTATACCTTCGGGTGCGCTGCATCTTAGCTATCTTGACCCCTTCAATGAGAAGGAACTGTTAAACGATTTCGCTAAGTCAGGTGTTCAGGCAGTATCTCTGGAAATGATTCCCAGAACCACATTAGCCCAGAAAATGGACGTTCAGTCTTCACAGACCTCACTGGCAGGATATACAGCTGTAGTAAATGCAGCAGCGAAACTTCCGAAAATCCTGCCTATGATGGTAACACCCTCGGGTACTATACAGCCCGCAAGAGTGTTCATAATCGGTGTCGGCGTTGCAGGTCTTCAGGCTATCGCAACTGCTAAAAGACTGGGCGCGAGAGTTGATGCTTTCGATACACGACCTGTAGTTGAGGAGCAGGTAAAGTCCCTTGGTGCGTCGTTTGTTAAGATCGACCTGGGTGAAATGGGGCAGACTGATCAGGGTTACGCTAAGGAACTCACCCCCGAGCAGATCGCTAAACAGCAGGAAGCTCAGGCTAAGGTCTGTGAGCGTTCAGATATAGTTATAACCACCGCAAAGGTTTTCGGAAGAAAGGCCCCGCGTCTAATCGGCAAGGATGTTCTTGACAGGATGAAGAAGGGTGCTATCGTTGTGGATATGGCAGTATCTACGGGCGGAAACGTTGAAGGCTCAAAGCTTTTCGAGGACGTTGTGACCGAAAACGGAGTAACCATAATGTGCGGAGATATGCTGGAAAGACAGGTGCCATACGATGCATCGAAAATGCTTTCGGGCAACTTCTATGCGTTCCTGACACATTTCTACAACAAGGAGAGCAAGGAGCTCGTTGTTAACCTTGAGGACGAAATAATGCGCGGATGCTTGCTCACACAGGGCGGAAAGATCATCCACGAGCGTTTCAAGGGTCAATAA
- a CDS encoding DMT family transporter yields the protein MKDMKKELAVFSGALICCFLWGSAFPAIKIGYELWHIGDDETWKVIRFAGIRFFIAGILVILFASIIQKKLLLPRRDEWGSIMFLSLFQTIGQYIFFYLGLAHTSGVNSAVVDSLTNFFAIIIASIVLHMEKLTPRKIAGCMLGIAGVVMVQISPAGFTFSPAGDGLVALSALCYGVSSTMIKRYSAEHDTVLFSGWQFMFGGAVMTAAGQAGILFVGDSSSETNPVTFGAAAVLIYLALVSSVAYTLWGILLRNNDVSKISVFGFMNPVIGVMLSAVLLGEADTLGIKYAAALLLICAGIIIVNRKSASHKGA from the coding sequence ATGAAAGATATGAAAAAAGAACTGGCTGTTTTTTCGGGAGCACTGATATGCTGCTTTTTGTGGGGGAGTGCTTTTCCTGCCATAAAGATCGGTTATGAGCTGTGGCATATAGGTGACGATGAGACGTGGAAAGTAATACGTTTTGCGGGGATAAGGTTTTTTATTGCGGGGATACTTGTCATACTGTTTGCTAGTATTATTCAGAAAAAACTGCTGCTGCCGCGGCGTGATGAATGGGGCAGTATAATGTTCCTGAGTTTATTCCAGACTATCGGTCAGTATATTTTCTTCTACCTTGGACTGGCTCATACTTCGGGCGTGAATTCGGCTGTTGTGGATTCACTTACAAATTTCTTTGCAATAATAATAGCGAGCATAGTATTGCACATGGAAAAGCTTACACCCCGGAAGATAGCAGGATGTATGCTTGGTATCGCAGGGGTGGTTATGGTACAGATCTCGCCTGCGGGCTTCACTTTCAGTCCTGCAGGTGACGGACTTGTGGCGCTTTCTGCACTGTGTTACGGTGTTTCTTCGACTATGATAAAAAGGTATTCTGCTGAGCATGATACGGTACTTTTCAGCGGATGGCAGTTCATGTTTGGCGGGGCTGTGATGACGGCGGCGGGTCAGGCGGGAATACTCTTCGTCGGAGATAGTTCGTCAGAAACAAATCCAGTGACGTTTGGAGCTGCTGCGGTGCTTATCTATCTGGCGCTGGTTTCCAGTGTTGCGTATACGCTTTGGGGCATACTTCTCAGGAATAATGATGTATCGAAAATATCGGTCTTCGGATTTATGAACCCTGTTATCGGTGTAATGCTTTCTGCTGTTTTGCTGGGAGAGGCAGATACACTTGGGATAAAATACGCAGCGGCACTTTTGTTGATATGTGCCGGTATTATCATAGTAAATCGCAAAAGCGCATCCCATAAAGGAGCGTAG
- a CDS encoding GGDEF domain-containing protein produces MDLQNVVDSFSTAACVVSVEMLPDGHRGKFRIVTGNRAYLDTIERPMNNVQLLTTKFEPNSEYTKYMERDLNFEDSCYRAAVENKIVHAYAHPARFDVWFNMSFLPLRSDIPGIYYCIYMMEINFKPEAKRLSAISPDIASAVLETCIKLRSNADIGSIMSDICEDIRELCDSELFCILLMDASKRSCSVLGEALSDDTDLVYMENFLDDGFYDIAESWKDTIAGSNCLIVKNESDMEVVRERNPVWHDSITKAGGRTIVLFPLEFRNKALGYIWALNFSAEVADTIKETLELTSFILASEIYSYKLMDKLQILSSRDMLTGVMNRNEMNNYVDKLVDIGEERSVGVVFVDLNGLKMVNDSRGHTSGDTLLKNAAAALQEVFDVRDIFRAGGDEFVVILLGVTEEELRKKVDELREASDKYMDLVFAIGQAYESDVGNVRKALHTADENMYLDKKHYYALHPERKRH; encoded by the coding sequence ATGGATCTTCAAAATGTTGTTGACAGCTTTTCCACAGCAGCCTGCGTAGTTTCTGTGGAGATGCTTCCGGATGGACATAGGGGAAAATTCCGCATTGTTACGGGCAACAGAGCTTACCTTGACACAATTGAGCGTCCTATGAATAATGTTCAGCTGCTCACAACAAAATTTGAACCGAACAGTGAGTATACCAAATACATGGAACGCGATCTTAACTTCGAGGATTCGTGTTATCGTGCAGCGGTTGAAAATAAGATCGTACACGCTTATGCACATCCGGCAAGATTTGATGTGTGGTTCAATATGTCTTTTCTGCCGCTAAGGTCAGATATACCGGGGATATATTATTGTATATATATGATGGAGATCAATTTCAAGCCTGAGGCTAAAAGATTGTCTGCCATCTCACCTGATATCGCATCTGCGGTACTGGAAACTTGCATCAAGCTGAGGAGTAATGCGGATATCGGATCTATAATGAGCGATATATGTGAAGATATACGTGAGCTTTGTGATTCCGAGCTTTTTTGTATACTGCTGATGGATGCGTCAAAGCGTTCGTGTTCTGTACTGGGCGAAGCTCTTTCTGATGATACAGATCTGGTATATATGGAGAATTTTTTGGATGATGGCTTTTATGATATTGCAGAATCATGGAAGGATACCATAGCAGGCAGCAACTGTTTGATAGTCAAGAATGAGTCTGATATGGAAGTAGTACGTGAAAGGAATCCTGTATGGCACGATTCGATAACGAAGGCAGGCGGCAGGACCATAGTACTTTTCCCGCTTGAATTCAGGAATAAAGCGCTTGGATATATCTGGGCATTGAATTTCAGCGCCGAGGTAGCAGACACGATCAAGGAAACACTTGAGCTTACCTCATTCATACTGGCATCTGAGATATACAGTTACAAACTGATGGATAAGCTGCAGATACTGAGTTCAAGGGATATGCTGACAGGTGTTATGAACCGCAATGAGATGAACAACTATGTCGATAAGCTTGTTGATATCGGTGAAGAAAGATCGGTTGGGGTTGTATTTGTCGATCTTAACGGACTTAAAATGGTAAACGATTCCCGTGGCCATACGTCGGGAGATACACTGCTTAAAAATGCAGCTGCTGCGCTGCAGGAGGTATTTGATGTAAGGGATATCTTCAGGGCAGGCGGCGATGAATTTGTTGTGATCCTCCTTGGTGTGACCGAGGAAGAGCTGCGAAAAAAAGTGGATGAGCTGAGAGAAGCTTCGGATAAATACATGGATCTGGTATTTGCTATCGGTCAGGCTTATGAGAGCGATGTGGGAAATGTTCGTAAGGCACTGCATACAGCAGATGAGAATATGTATCTGGATAAAAAGCACTACTACGCGCTCCACCCCGAAAGAAAACGTCATTAG
- a CDS encoding response regulator transcription factor: MSRLYRVLIVDNNLGTFDRLKKMSVWQENGFEIYSKTSDSENAAAYCLKNSIDLMVCFNRLPSISAESVVSAVRNSSPKTVCLAVSPFDDSENMRKCFLLGVIDYINEPVSESRLNEALARAAQLIGSTFVAGEYALTVEEFIDGCKTEDEKFRERLREFLKGCENTTATTENAADHFGFNKDYFGRLFKSKMGMTFGEFYKHFRILYAEKLLLSGRYKVYEVSAMLGFSSVDYFTTVFKKITGKTPSELKK; the protein is encoded by the coding sequence GTGAGCAGACTATACAGAGTGCTTATCGTTGATAACAATCTGGGCACATTCGACAGGCTGAAGAAAATGTCAGTGTGGCAGGAGAATGGCTTTGAAATATATTCCAAGACATCTGACAGTGAGAATGCTGCGGCGTACTGTCTGAAAAATTCGATAGACCTTATGGTATGCTTCAACCGCTTGCCGTCAATCTCCGCTGAATCGGTCGTAAGCGCTGTCAGGAATTCATCACCCAAGACGGTGTGTCTGGCGGTAAGCCCTTTCGATGATTCGGAAAATATGCGCAAATGTTTTCTTCTTGGGGTAATAGACTACATCAACGAGCCTGTAAGTGAATCAAGGCTGAACGAAGCACTTGCCCGTGCGGCGCAACTGATAGGGAGCACTTTTGTTGCAGGGGAGTATGCACTTACGGTGGAGGAATTTATTGACGGCTGTAAGACCGAGGACGAAAAGTTCCGTGAACGTCTGCGTGAATTCCTGAAGGGATGTGAGAATACCACTGCAACTACTGAGAATGCAGCCGATCATTTTGGCTTTAACAAGGATTATTTCGGAAGGCTCTTCAAATCAAAAATGGGTATGACCTTTGGCGAGTTTTACAAGCATTTCCGTATATTATACGCTGAAAAGCTGCTTCTTTCGGGCAGATATAAGGTATATGAGGTAAGTGCGATGCTGGGATTCTCATCTGTTGATTACTTTACTACTGTATTCAAGAAAATTACAGGAAAGACACCTTCGGAGTTAAAAAAGTGA
- a CDS encoding NAD(P)(+) transhydrogenase (Re/Si-specific) subunit beta: MNTDTLRTVCTTIFYMISSVLFIRGIKLLGKADTARKGNLMSSVGMLIAVVTVLFEKQVTSTITYGPAQNAYVWVVAAIVLGGAIGAVWAKKVEMTGMPQLVALFNGFGGLSSLLVALTQYMTDDNINIFSSIALGLTIAIGAIAFTGSIVAWGKLSGKMFKKNVTIPAKNAINGLLAVVGLVGVVIYSLSIAGVVDASLGNIGIIIVTAAYLILGLTMVVAIGGGDMPVIISLLNAFSGLAAAFAGLSISNSVLVVSGCLVGTSGLILTLIMCKAMNRTLYALLFSSFGAAKKGAAGEQKEPKSMSVEDAYLILEAASSVVFIPGYGMAVAQAQHAVKELCDKLEANGAEVNFAIHPVAGRMPGHMNVLLAEANVPYEQLKTADEMNPQMSNTDVAIVIGANDVVNPSAINDESSPLYGMPIINAYEARTVFVLKRGKGTGFSGVENPLFTNDNTVMIYGDAKNTVAQLVSEFEE, from the coding sequence GTGAATACAGATACTTTGCGCACAGTGTGTACGACAATATTCTACATGATATCGTCCGTACTTTTTATAAGAGGCATAAAGCTTCTTGGTAAGGCAGACACCGCAAGAAAGGGCAATCTGATGTCCTCGGTGGGTATGCTTATAGCAGTAGTTACAGTGCTTTTTGAAAAGCAGGTGACATCAACGATAACCTACGGTCCGGCGCAGAACGCCTATGTATGGGTGGTCGCAGCCATAGTTCTCGGCGGTGCCATAGGTGCTGTATGGGCAAAGAAGGTCGAGATGACAGGTATGCCTCAGCTGGTTGCACTGTTCAACGGCTTCGGAGGACTGTCCAGTTTACTGGTCGCATTGACACAGTACATGACCGATGATAATATAAATATATTTTCATCAATAGCCCTTGGTCTGACCATAGCAATAGGTGCGATAGCATTCACAGGCTCCATAGTTGCATGGGGAAAGCTGAGCGGCAAGATGTTCAAGAAAAACGTGACCATACCTGCAAAGAACGCAATAAACGGTCTGCTGGCAGTCGTTGGTCTTGTGGGAGTAGTTATCTACTCGCTGAGCATCGCGGGTGTTGTTGATGCATCACTCGGAAACATTGGTATAATCATTGTTACAGCGGCATACCTGATACTCGGTCTGACCATGGTAGTTGCTATCGGCGGCGGCGATATGCCTGTTATAATCTCACTGCTGAACGCATTCTCGGGACTTGCAGCTGCATTCGCAGGACTTTCCATTTCAAACTCCGTGCTGGTAGTTTCGGGTTGTCTGGTAGGTACATCTGGACTTATCCTGACCCTCATCATGTGCAAGGCTATGAACAGAACACTTTACGCACTGCTTTTCAGCAGCTTCGGTGCTGCCAAGAAGGGTGCAGCAGGCGAGCAGAAAGAGCCGAAATCCATGTCTGTTGAAGATGCATATCTTATTCTTGAAGCTGCAAGCAGTGTAGTATTCATCCCCGGTTACGGCATGGCAGTTGCGCAGGCACAGCACGCAGTCAAGGAGCTTTGCGACAAGCTTGAGGCAAACGGCGCTGAGGTAAACTTTGCTATCCACCCTGTTGCAGGACGTATGCCCGGTCACATGAACGTACTTCTTGCGGAGGCAAACGTACCTTACGAGCAGCTGAAAACTGCCGATGAGATGAATCCTCAGATGTCAAACACCGATGTTGCCATTGTTATCGGTGCAAACGACGTTGTAAATCCCTCTGCGATAAATGATGAGAGCTCTCCTCTTTACGGTATGCCCATAATCAACGCATACGAGGCAAGGACAGTTTTCGTGCTGAAGCGCGGCAAGGGTACAGGTTTCTCGGGTGTTGAGAACCCGCTGTTCACAAATGACAACACTGTTATGATCTACGGTGATGCAAAGAATACTGTGGCTCAGCTGGTCAGTGAGTTTGAGGAATAA